The following are encoded in a window of Haliotis asinina isolate JCU_RB_2024 chromosome 14, JCU_Hal_asi_v2, whole genome shotgun sequence genomic DNA:
- the LOC137261992 gene encoding Na(+)/citrate cotransporter-like has translation MSPRRVLKDLWVVKKTLIILLTPLVFLPLGLQVESREARCAYGLAIMAVYWITESLPLSATALLPVVLFPMMGVLPVKAVCRNYMKDTSMFGLGCLSFAIAVEEWNLHKRIALKTLLLMGSHPKWLMLGFMLPTWFLSMWVNNTSATAMMIPIVDAVLVQLRSSNHTSDPDNDETTTLTLSQHDTSISEREKLPNQKLQKSMYDDGREKDSHSFRRLCKGITLCVAYAANIGGTGSLSGTSPNLIMKGQADILFEEYGLESGVTFTSWMIFALPGSALCLICAWLWLSFFFLGKRNWFQWRCRSTEAESGVQSTLKQQYKELGPLSFAEVGVIGHFLLLVLLWLSRKPPVVTGWGAYFPYVGDSAAAILVCVSMYFFPAHRPRVFGLRKDQEAVQSVPSLLNWSTVQRKYPWGILLLLGGGFALADVCEKSGLSRWIGGELSALGSLEPWLMNLLLTLLIALCTEITSNAATAALLLPILAQLAMNLSINPLYLMFSCAICTSFAFMLPVATPPNAIVFSNGHLEVKDMIQAGSVMNILCVAVLNVAANTWGTAYFNLGVMPVEFSTNSTAVDVVVDNVTLPN, from the exons ATGTCGCCGCGGAGAGTGCTGAAGGATTTATGGGTGGTAAAGAAGACCCTGATCATACTCCTGACCCCACTTGTGTTTTTGCCGCTCGGTCTACAGGTTGAGAGTCGG GAGGCACGATGTGCTTACGGTCTAGCCATAATGGCGGTGTACTGGATCACGGAGAGCCTCCCTTTGAGTGCCACGGCGTTACTTCCGGTCGTCCTGTTCCCCATGATGGGTGTACTTCCGGTCAAGGCAGTCTGCAGGAACTACATGAAA GACACTTCCATGTTTGGACTGGGCTGCCTGTCGTTCGCAATCGCTGTGGAAGAGTGGAACCTACATAAGCGCATCGCCCTCAAAACACTTCTTCTCATGGGTTCACATCCAAAATG GTTGATGCTGGGCTTCATGCTGCCCACGTGGTTCCTGTCTATGTGGGTGAACAACACTTCCGCCACCGCCATGATGATCCCCATCGTGGACGCCGTCCTCGTCCAACTCAGGTCGTCCAATCACACATCAG ATCCAGACAACGATGAAACCACGACCTTGACATTAAGCCAGCACGACACTTCCATCTCTGAAAGGGAAAAGCTGCCAAACCAGAAGTTGCAGAAAAG CATGTACGACGATGGACGAGAGAAGGACTCCCATTCGTTCCGACGTCTGTGTAAGGGAATAACTCTGTGTGTCGCTTACGCTGCCAACATCGGCGGTACAGGGTCGTTGTCAGGGACTTCGCCCAACCTCATCATGAAGGGACAGGCAGACAT tttgtttgaggAATATGGTTTGGAGTCGGGGGTGACGTTTACTTCATGGATGATCTTCGCTCTTCCAGGCTCCGCCCTCTGCCTTATTTGCGCTTGGTTATGGCTTTCATTCTTCTTCCTGGGGAAAAG AAACTGGTTCCAGTGGCGCTGTCGCAGCACAGAGGCTGAGAGCGGTGTACAGAGCACACTCAAACAACAGTACAAGGAGCTCGGACCTCTGTC ATTTGCAGAGGTGGGTGTTATAGGCCATTTTCTTCTTTTGGTACTGCTCTGGTTGTCAAGGAAACCACCAGTTGTGACAGGATGGGGAGCGTATTTCCC GTATGTTGGGGATTCCGCAGCCGCCATCCTTGTGTGTGTCTCCATGTATTTCTTCCCCGCTCACAGACCACGTGTGTTCGGCTTACGCAAGGATCAAG AGGCCGTGCAGTCAGTCCCGTCCCTACTCAACTGGTCCACGGTGCAGAGGAAGTACCCTTGGGGGATATTGTTGCTGCTTGGAGGGGGTTTCGCACTGGCTGATGTTTGTGAG AAATCCGGTCTGTCCCGGTGGATCGGCGGTGAGTTGTCTGCCCTCGGCTCCCTCGAGCCGTGGCTGATGAACCTCTTGCTCACCCTTCTCATTGCCCTGTGTACCGAGATCACCAGCAACGCCGCCACAGCAGCCCTCCTCCTGCCTATCCTGGCCCAGCTG GCGATGAACCTGTCCATCAATCCGCTCTACCTCATGTTCTCCTGTGCCATCTGTACATCCTTCGCCTTCATGCTGCCGGTGGCGACGCCACCAAACGCCATCGTCTTCTCCAACGGCCATCTGGAAGTAAAGGATATG ATACAGGCCGGGTCTGTCATGAATATACTGTGTGTGGCTGTCCTCAACGTGGCCGCCAACACGTGGGGCACAGCCTACTTCAACCTCGGAGTCATGCCCGTAGAATTCTCTACCAACTCCACCGCTGTCGATGTGGTCGTCGACAACGTGACGCTGCCTAACTGA